A single Candoia aspera isolate rCanAsp1 chromosome 7, rCanAsp1.hap2, whole genome shotgun sequence DNA region contains:
- the YEATS4 gene encoding YEATS domain-containing protein 4 — protein MFKRMAEFGPDSGGRVKGVTIVKPIVYGNVARYFGKKREEDGHTHQWTVYVKPYRNEDMSAYVKKIQFKLHESYGNPLRVVTKPPYEITETGWGEFEIIIKIFFIDPNERPVTLYHLLKLFQSDTNAILGKKTVVSEFYDEMIFQDPTAMMQQLLTTSRQLTLGAYKHETEFASVEVKTREKLEAAKKKTSFEIAELKERLKASRETINCLKNEIRKLEDDDQSKDI, from the exons ggtGTAACTATTGTGAAACCCATTGTTTATGGTAATGTTGCCCGCTATTTTGGCAAGAAACGAGAAGAAGATGGGCATACTCATCAGTGGACAGTTTATGTTAAGCCCTACAGAAATGAG GATATGTCTGCTTATGTAAAGAAAATCCAGTTCAAGTTACATGAGAGCTATGGTAATCCACTGAGAG TGGTAACTAAACCACCATATGAAATCACTGAAACGGGCTGGGGTGAATTTGAAATCATCATCAAGATATTTTTTATTGATCCTAATGAAAGGCCG GTGACTCTCTATCATTTGCTGAAGCTGTTTCAGTCTGATACAAATGCCATTTTGGGAAAGAAAACTGTTGTTTCTGAATTTTATGATGAGATG ATTTTTCAGGATCCTACTGCTATGATGCAGCAATTGCTAACTACATCTCGTCAGTTAACACTTGGTGCTTATAAGCATGAAACAGAAT ttgcCAGTGTAGAAGTAAAAACTCGAGAGAAGTTGGAAGCTGCTAAGAAGAAGACCAGTTTTGAGATTGCAGAACTTAAAGAAAGATTAAAAGCAAGCCGTGAAACTATCAACTGTCTAAAAAATGAAATCAGGAAGCTTGAGGATGATGATCAATCCAAAGATATATAA